Proteins from a single region of Candidatus Puniceispirillum marinum IMCC1322:
- the sbmA gene encoding peptide antibiotic transporter SbmA translates to MFESFFPRPKLFFTSLLIWASIVVLFWFTLGTDVGEFLGFEFAEEGAPPVIGMGFFVTPNFLWFYLYFIMATIPFWLFWQTLSPNKWHRWSILGSALILFSTYYGVQVSVAINHWRRPFGDTLQNALMGEGNVTMGDFYGLMGTFAEIAFIAVAIFTFTRFFVSHYVFRWRTAMNEYYTAQWERVRHVEGASQRIQEDTQRFASIVEGLGVSIVDSIMTLFAFLPILFELSVHVTELPIVGEIPAPLMTAVIFWSLFGTFLLAVVGIKLPGLYFKNQRVEAAFRKELVLGEDDANRAEPITLEELFLNVRRNYFKLYFHYLYFNVTRSLYLQADNLFAYFILVPTIVAAKITYGILQQILTAFGQVASSFQFLVNSWPTIVELLSIHKRLASFEAAMADMPLPKIDQDYLDAQGKIQE, encoded by the coding sequence ATGTTTGAGTCGTTTTTCCCAAGGCCAAAATTATTTTTTACGAGTTTGCTAATTTGGGCGTCTATTGTTGTTTTGTTTTGGTTTACATTAGGGACTGACGTTGGTGAGTTTCTCGGGTTTGAATTTGCTGAAGAAGGCGCACCCCCCGTCATAGGCATGGGCTTTTTCGTTACCCCTAATTTTTTATGGTTCTATCTGTATTTTATTATGGCAACGATACCATTCTGGTTGTTCTGGCAGACACTATCGCCCAACAAGTGGCATAGATGGTCAATTTTGGGATCCGCCCTTATTTTGTTTAGCACCTATTACGGTGTTCAGGTGTCTGTTGCGATCAATCACTGGCGGCGTCCATTTGGTGACACGCTTCAGAATGCATTGATGGGTGAGGGCAATGTTACCATGGGTGATTTTTATGGGCTTATGGGCACATTTGCCGAAATAGCCTTTATTGCCGTAGCCATTTTCACATTCACCCGCTTTTTTGTGAGTCACTATGTGTTTCGTTGGCGGACAGCGATGAACGAATATTATACCGCACAATGGGAACGTGTTCGGCATGTCGAAGGCGCATCACAACGTATTCAGGAAGATACGCAACGGTTTGCCAGTATTGTCGAGGGCCTTGGTGTCTCAATCGTAGATTCGATTATGACGCTATTTGCCTTCTTGCCTATTTTGTTCGAGTTGTCCGTGCATGTCACCGAACTTCCCATTGTTGGTGAGATCCCAGCACCATTAATGACCGCGGTGATTTTCTGGTCGCTTTTCGGAACATTTCTATTAGCCGTGGTCGGCATTAAACTGCCTGGTCTTTATTTTAAAAACCAGCGGGTCGAAGCGGCGTTCAGAAAAGAACTTGTGCTTGGTGAAGATGATGCAAACCGGGCAGAGCCTATCACACTTGAAGAATTATTCCTGAATGTGCGGCGCAACTACTTCAAGCTTTATTTTCACTATCTGTATTTCAACGTCACACGGTCTTTATATCTACAGGCAGATAATCTGTTCGCCTATTTCATTCTGGTGCCAACAATTGTGGCTGCTAAAATCACTTATGGTATTTTACAACAGATTTTAACAGCCTTTGGCCAGGTCGCATCATCATTCCAATTCCTGGTCAATTCATGGCCTACCATCGTTGAACTATTATCAATTCATAAGCGTCTTGCGTCTTTTGAAGCTGCTATGGCTGATATGCCATTGCCAAAAATCGATCAAGACTATCTTGATGCACAAGGAAAAATTCAGGAGTAA
- the rodA gene encoding rod shape-determining protein RodA — translation MMAVGKVLVRIPWHIIFLAGILVVVGSLALYSASEGSWVPWAGRHAMRAGAGLAIVIVFAFIDFKYIRAIVYPLFLATIIVLILLLFIGTGSGVSRWITVGGFTFQPSEPAKIAVILVLARYFDEQPADKFQSILTYLPTLVLVGVPFLLVLKQPDLGTALMLFLGAVAVIFVAGIPWRYVTIAFISGCAAIPVLWMNLHAYQKARVMTFLNPEADMLGTGYQITQSKIALGSGGMFGKGFLLGSQTHLNYLPEKQTDFVFTMIGEEFGLVGNLFIMLIYMLIIAAILHISYRVASRFAQLTCVGIAVMLFLYMFVNVAMVTGLLPVVGAPLPLISYGGTAMLTVFAGIGIVASANVHDRIE, via the coding sequence ATGATGGCCGTTGGCAAAGTTTTAGTGCGCATTCCGTGGCACATCATTTTTCTTGCCGGCATTCTGGTCGTGGTAGGATCATTAGCGCTATATTCGGCATCTGAAGGATCGTGGGTACCATGGGCAGGGCGTCACGCCATGCGTGCGGGTGCTGGTCTGGCCATTGTCATCGTTTTTGCCTTTATCGATTTCAAATATATACGTGCGATTGTGTATCCGCTGTTTCTGGCGACAATCATTGTTTTGATTCTACTTTTATTCATTGGAACAGGCAGTGGTGTTTCACGCTGGATCACCGTTGGAGGCTTTACCTTTCAGCCATCAGAGCCTGCAAAGATTGCAGTTATATTGGTGCTGGCACGTTACTTTGATGAACAGCCAGCTGATAAATTTCAATCGATCCTGACCTATTTGCCTACCTTGGTGCTTGTTGGTGTGCCCTTTTTGCTGGTGCTGAAACAGCCAGATCTTGGCACTGCGCTTATGCTTTTTCTGGGCGCTGTTGCTGTTATTTTTGTCGCGGGCATACCGTGGCGCTATGTCACGATTGCTTTCATTTCAGGCTGTGCGGCCATTCCTGTTTTATGGATGAATTTACATGCCTATCAAAAAGCGCGGGTGATGACGTTTTTGAATCCCGAAGCCGATATGCTTGGGACGGGTTATCAGATCACGCAATCCAAAATTGCATTGGGATCAGGTGGCATGTTTGGTAAGGGGTTTTTGCTAGGCAGCCAGACGCATCTGAATTATCTGCCGGAAAAACAGACCGATTTTGTATTTACCATGATTGGTGAGGAATTTGGTCTGGTGGGTAATTTGTTTATCATGCTGATCTATATGCTGATTATTGCGGCTATTTTGCATATCAGCTATCGCGTGGCCTCGCGATTTGCCCAGCTGACCTGTGTCGGTATTGCGGTGATGCTGTTTCTTTATATGTTCGTCAATGTAGCTATGGTTACCGGCTTATTGCCAGTAGTCGGGGCGCCGCTGCCGCTGATTTCATATGGTGGCACCGCTATGCTCACGGTGTTTGCGGGCATTGGCATTGTGGCAAGTGCCAACGTGCATGATCGGATCGAATAA
- the mrdA gene encoding penicillin-binding protein 2, producing MNRAKERDFRRNVSRRGAILGIGQLLLTGFLGGRLYQLQVTQNRRYQRLSDKNQFDLRVVAPPRGRIYDNKMRLIAGNAESFQLRMTPMHVKDMAGTLQSLSKVIDLPEAIQTDILTKAKKGPSFRELIVRRNLTQRELARLAIRSAYLPGVSFEKSLRRIYPQGALTCHVTGYVSPISSDEIEQDSSLRQMPDLSTGKIGVEYAQEPNLRGMPGYERIEVNARGRPIRVLRDTDPRAGADLQLSIDIGVQLHASKVLRKGRSDVVSFAEKDVQAGLASNPELVAHITSGDDLILRDPKGRLTPPESGAVVVMDIHNGNIVSLVSTPMYDPNMFTEKLLTRDWRRLNNHPRRPLLNRSTSGMYAPGSTFKMVVGLAALEAGIISEKSSFFCKGDMELGNATFHCWRKGGHGRMNLTSALEQSCDVYFYEVALKTGIKRIRNMALRLGLGNVTGVDIPGEKSGIIPSHEWKLATHGKVWTPGETVVAAIGQGYVLATPLQLAVMTARIANGKFAVNPSLVMHDPNNPPVFEPLDIPESALAIIRKGMFAVTGGPMGTARNYALSQKYGGMSGKTGTVQVKRITKQQREDGITKNIDRPWKERDHALFVAYAPINAPKYAISVVVEHGGSGSSMAAPIARDIMAKTITELGV from the coding sequence ATGAATAGGGCTAAGGAAAGAGATTTCCGCCGTAATGTATCGAGGCGCGGTGCCATATTGGGTATTGGACAGCTATTGCTGACAGGGTTTCTTGGTGGCCGACTCTATCAACTTCAAGTTACACAAAATCGGCGCTATCAACGCCTTTCTGATAAAAACCAGTTTGACCTTCGTGTTGTGGCACCTCCGCGAGGTCGTATTTATGATAATAAAATGCGTCTGATTGCTGGTAATGCTGAATCGTTCCAATTGCGGATGACGCCGATGCATGTCAAAGATATGGCAGGTACATTACAGTCTCTTTCCAAGGTTATTGACCTGCCTGAAGCTATACAGACTGACATTTTAACAAAAGCAAAGAAAGGGCCATCTTTCCGTGAGCTTATCGTCAGGCGTAACCTGACACAACGCGAATTGGCACGGCTAGCCATTCGCAGTGCCTATCTCCCCGGCGTTTCCTTTGAAAAGTCATTGCGCCGCATTTATCCGCAGGGCGCATTAACCTGTCATGTCACTGGTTATGTATCCCCGATTAGCAGTGATGAAATCGAACAGGATAGTAGCTTGCGCCAGATGCCTGATTTATCAACGGGAAAAATTGGTGTTGAATATGCGCAAGAGCCAAATCTGCGTGGCATGCCGGGCTATGAAAGAATCGAGGTCAATGCAAGAGGTCGTCCAATTCGTGTGTTACGCGATACCGACCCCCGTGCTGGTGCCGACCTTCAGCTATCTATTGATATTGGCGTTCAGCTTCATGCCAGTAAGGTATTGCGCAAGGGGCGCTCAGATGTCGTATCCTTTGCCGAAAAGGACGTGCAAGCGGGTTTAGCGTCTAATCCAGAGCTGGTTGCGCATATTACCAGTGGTGATGATTTGATCTTGCGCGACCCAAAGGGGCGTTTGACGCCGCCTGAGTCAGGTGCGGTGGTGGTTATGGACATTCATAATGGGAACATTGTGTCGCTTGTCTCAACCCCGATGTATGACCCGAATATGTTTACCGAAAAGCTGCTGACCCGTGATTGGCGGCGATTGAATAATCACCCGCGCCGCCCCCTGTTGAATCGCTCGACATCTGGAATGTATGCCCCCGGTTCAACCTTCAAGATGGTGGTTGGTCTTGCCGCCTTGGAAGCGGGCATAATCTCGGAAAAATCATCTTTCTTTTGTAAAGGGGATATGGAACTTGGCAATGCAACCTTCCATTGCTGGCGTAAAGGTGGGCATGGCCGCATGAACCTCACGTCGGCGCTGGAACAATCCTGCGATGTTTATTTTTATGAAGTGGCGCTTAAGACAGGCATTAAACGTATTCGGAATATGGCGCTTCGTCTTGGGCTTGGTAATGTTACTGGTGTTGATATCCCTGGCGAAAAATCTGGTATTATTCCTAGCCATGAATGGAAATTGGCAACGCATGGCAAAGTATGGACGCCTGGCGAAACAGTCGTGGCAGCGATTGGACAGGGCTATGTGCTGGCAACGCCATTGCAGCTTGCTGTCATGACTGCCCGTATTGCCAATGGTAAGTTTGCAGTTAACCCATCACTGGTGATGCATGACCCGAATAATCCACCCGTTTTTGAGCCGCTTGATATACCCGAGTCAGCTTTGGCGATCATTCGCAAAGGTATGTTTGCGGTAACTGGTGGGCCGATGGGCACAGCGCGCAATTACGCCCTATCCCAAAAATATGGTGGTATGTCAGGTAAAACGGGCACGGTGCAAGTTAAGCGGATTACCAAACAGCAGCGTGAAGATGGCATCACCAAGAATATCGACCGACCCTGGAAAGAACGTGACCATGCCTTATTTGTGGCATATGCACCCATAAATGCGCCTAAATATGCGATTTCGGTAGTTGTTGAACATGGTGGCAGTGGTTCATCAATGGCGGCGCCAATAGCCCGCGATATAATGGCGAAAACCATTACCGAGCTTGGCGTATGA
- the mreD gene encoding rod shape-determining protein MreD → MKKTGQYFEKAMEHSEVSGQFLIGFVGVILVLFEGTLASWPVFYGAVPLLSLIFVYWMTLYHSKLMPFITIFIMGLLSDILFSDLIGGRATSYMLLALFMNLRVTDPQDDEFLKVWVNFVVAVMTVMLFQLIFFSVINFSIPSLSPMMFQIGVTLILFPIAYVFLFAISNLLERIKVFA, encoded by the coding sequence ATGAAGAAAACCGGACAGTATTTCGAAAAGGCAATGGAACATTCAGAAGTGTCTGGACAGTTTCTGATTGGTTTTGTTGGTGTGATATTGGTGCTGTTTGAAGGCACATTGGCAAGTTGGCCAGTATTCTATGGCGCGGTGCCGTTATTATCGCTGATTTTTGTCTATTGGATGACCCTGTATCACAGTAAATTGATGCCGTTCATAACCATTTTTATCATGGGTTTGCTTTCTGATATTCTGTTTTCTGATCTCATAGGTGGTCGTGCAACATCCTATATGCTATTGGCATTATTCATGAATTTGCGTGTGACTGACCCTCAGGATGATGAGTTTTTAAAAGTATGGGTTAATTTTGTGGTCGCCGTAATGACGGTGATGCTGTTCCAGTTAATATTCTTTTCGGTAATCAATTTTTCTATTCCTTCGTTGTCACCAATGATGTTCCAGATTGGCGTGACATTAATTCTGTTTCCGATTGCGTATGTTTTTCTTTTCGCCATTTCAAACTTGCTTGAGCGAATAAAGGTGTTCGCATGA
- the mreC gene encoding rod shape-determining protein MreC — protein sequence MRASDKHRVRQRRVAHGLLMVISFSLMFVGKADILAWRNAQMGANDFLAPAIDFISIPVRGVETMVEGIRTVASLRAENVRLVAENDLLKRWQRRAEILESENRQLRSVTGALAPQGRVPLTARAVTAPGGSFAHTVLISNGVDKGVQPGNPVVTADGLVGMVVDVGASHSRVLLISDINARIPVILASSSWPGLTMGKNGTYLELAFLPEEATPAVGELVLTSGHGGVLPAGLPVGRVDLAEKGFVRIKPAVDFRHLSFVTILLGGLEGVDTDNLQLEEFYTPLPIDESTRLLEGLNASGARQ from the coding sequence ATGCGAGCGTCTGATAAACATAGAGTCAGACAAAGGCGTGTAGCGCATGGTCTGCTAATGGTGATTAGCTTTTCGCTGATGTTTGTTGGCAAGGCCGACATTCTCGCTTGGCGCAATGCCCAGATGGGTGCGAATGATTTTCTGGCACCAGCCATTGATTTCATTTCTATTCCCGTTCGCGGTGTTGAAACGATGGTCGAAGGTATTCGGACGGTGGCTTCTTTGCGGGCTGAAAATGTTCGGCTTGTAGCTGAAAATGATTTGCTGAAACGCTGGCAAAGACGTGCTGAAATTCTTGAAAGTGAAAATCGTCAATTACGGAGTGTTACTGGCGCTCTTGCGCCTCAGGGACGCGTTCCGCTGACGGCACGCGCCGTAACAGCACCTGGGGGCAGTTTTGCCCATACAGTGCTTATTTCGAATGGTGTTGATAAAGGCGTCCAGCCAGGCAACCCCGTGGTCACAGCTGATGGGTTGGTGGGTATGGTTGTGGATGTGGGGGCATCCCACTCGCGTGTTTTGTTGATCAGTGATATTAACGCGCGGATTCCGGTTATTCTGGCATCGTCATCTTGGCCAGGTTTGACCATGGGTAAGAATGGCACCTATCTCGAATTGGCCTTTTTGCCTGAAGAAGCAACACCAGCGGTTGGTGAATTGGTGCTTACGTCCGGTCATGGCGGTGTTTTACCGGCAGGTTTGCCTGTTGGCCGGGTCGATCTTGCCGAGAAGGGTTTTGTGCGCATAAAGCCAGCTGTTGATTTCCGGCATTTGAGTTTTGTGACAATTCTGTTGGGTGGGCTCGAAGGGGTGGATACGGACAATCTGCAGTTGGAAGAGTTCTATACACCTTTGCCAATCGATGAAAGTACACGCTTACTTGAAGGTCTAAATGCTTCAGGGGCCCGGCAATAA
- a CDS encoding rod shape-determining protein, with amino-acid sequence MIGSLLGLFSADIGIDLGTANTLVYVKGRGVVLDEPSVVAMAEMRGKTQVLAVGEEAKVMLGKTPGNIRAIRPMADGVIADFEVAEEMIKHFIRKVNGRLSFASPQVIICVPSGSTAVERRAIQESAEAAGARRVFLIEEPMAAAIGAALPVTEPSGSMVVDIGGGTTEVAILSLGNIVFAHSVRVGGDKIDEAIIAYMRRTHNLLIGEASAERIKKTIGIARKPEKSSGTKIEVRGRDLVNGVPKEITITEAQVAEAISDPVRQIVDGVKMALEQAPPELAADIVEKGIVMTGGGALLRDIDGVLRDATGLPISIAENPLSCVALGTGRCLEELKTLRNVLIGA; translated from the coding sequence ATGATTGGCTCGCTACTTGGATTGTTCTCAGCAGATATTGGTATCGATCTGGGTACTGCTAATACACTTGTTTATGTCAAGGGCCGAGGCGTAGTTCTGGATGAACCATCCGTTGTCGCCATGGCCGAAATGAGAGGCAAAACTCAGGTCTTAGCGGTCGGTGAAGAAGCAAAAGTGATGCTTGGTAAAACACCTGGTAACATTCGTGCGATCAGGCCTATGGCTGATGGCGTGATTGCTGATTTTGAAGTTGCCGAGGAAATGATTAAGCACTTTATCCGCAAGGTAAATGGCCGCTTATCCTTTGCAAGTCCGCAGGTGATTATCTGTGTTCCATCTGGCTCGACAGCTGTTGAACGCCGCGCCATTCAGGAGTCAGCCGAGGCCGCAGGTGCGCGCCGTGTGTTTCTGATCGAAGAGCCAATGGCGGCAGCTATTGGCGCTGCTTTGCCGGTGACCGAGCCATCTGGCTCTATGGTTGTTGACATTGGTGGTGGCACAACAGAGGTGGCTATTCTGTCACTTGGAAATATCGTTTTTGCTCATTCGGTGCGCGTCGGTGGTGACAAAATTGACGAAGCAATTATTGCTTATATGCGCCGCACGCATAATTTGCTGATCGGTGAGGCAAGTGCCGAGCGTATCAAGAAAACTATTGGTATTGCCCGCAAGCCGGAAAAAAGCAGTGGTACCAAGATCGAGGTGCGTGGACGTGACCTTGTCAATGGTGTGCCAAAGGAAATTACCATTACCGAAGCCCAAGTTGCCGAAGCTATTTCAGATCCTGTTCGCCAGATTGTTGATGGCGTTAAAATGGCACTTGAACAGGCGCCGCCAGAACTTGCTGCCGACATTGTCGAAAAAGGCATTGTCATGACAGGTGGTGGTGCGTTGTTACGCGATATTGATGGCGTGCTTCGCGATGCAACCGGCCTTCCAATTTCGATTGCCGAAAATCCGCTTAGCTGTGTGGCTCTTGGAACCGGGCGTTGCCTTGAGGAACTCAAAACTTTGCGGAATGTTTTGATCGGCGCTTAG